In a genomic window of Weissella tructae:
- the yaaA gene encoding S4 domain-containing protein YaaA gives MAQEIHIQTPYITLGQLLKQSSVIQTGGQAKWYLQENTVLVNQEPDARRGRKLYPGDIVAIPDGERFVINGMGAE, from the coding sequence TTGGCACAAGAAATTCATATTCAAACACCTTATATCACGCTAGGACAATTGCTAAAGCAATCTAGTGTTATTCAAACTGGTGGGCAAGCAAAGTGGTACTTGCAAGAAAATACTGTTTTGGTTAACCAAGAACCAGATGCACGTCGTGGACGTAAGCTATACCCAGGAGATATTGTTGCGATTCCAGATGGTGAACGTTTTGTCATCAATGGGATGGGTGCTGAGTAA
- the recF gene encoding DNA replication/repair protein RecF (All proteins in this family for which functions are known are DNA-binding proteins that assist the filamentation of RecA onto DNA for the initiation of recombination or recombinational repair.) has translation MELLALALHNFRNYQDLSTTFSPGVNVFLGPNAQGKTNLLEAIYALALTRSHRTNTDKELIGWSGDDARISGTIERRTGKVPLELSFSTKGKKAKVNHLDQPKLANYIGHLNVILFAPEDLELVKGAPAVRRQFIDREFSQMSPKYLYVANQYRAMLRQRNQYLKQLQTNKQTDLLFLDVLTEQLVNLASELIVRRLQLLKALNAAAMPIQSDITQGNETLQIKYVSQLNPDEMTDEKTIKNAMMTRFEKLRKRELFEGVTKLGPHRDDLQFMVNDHDVAVYGSQGQQRTTALAVKLAEIDLMFQETGEYPILLLDDVLSELDTDRQTHLLTAIQDKVQTFITTPSLSDVAKQLIKTPKIFNVRTGTLTEQSDV, from the coding sequence ATGGAGTTATTAGCGTTAGCACTTCATAATTTTCGTAACTATCAAGATTTGTCGACAACATTTTCGCCGGGAGTCAATGTGTTTTTGGGACCCAATGCGCAGGGAAAGACAAATTTGTTAGAAGCGATTTATGCGCTAGCGCTAACCCGATCACATCGTACAAATACTGATAAAGAATTAATTGGGTGGTCTGGAGATGACGCGCGAATAAGTGGAACCATTGAACGTCGTACGGGAAAGGTACCACTAGAGCTGAGTTTTTCGACTAAGGGTAAAAAAGCAAAGGTTAATCACCTGGATCAACCCAAATTAGCGAATTATATTGGTCACTTAAATGTGATTTTATTTGCACCGGAAGATTTAGAATTAGTAAAAGGTGCACCTGCGGTGCGCCGTCAATTTATTGACCGTGAGTTTAGTCAAATGAGTCCGAAATATTTGTATGTTGCAAATCAATATCGGGCAATGTTGCGTCAACGTAATCAATATTTGAAACAACTTCAGACAAATAAGCAAACGGACTTATTATTTTTAGATGTCTTAACGGAACAATTAGTCAATCTAGCGAGCGAATTAATTGTTAGGCGTTTGCAATTATTGAAAGCATTAAACGCAGCGGCGATGCCTATTCAATCAGACATTACACAAGGAAATGAAACATTACAGATTAAGTATGTTTCACAACTAAATCCTGATGAAATGACAGATGAAAAAACAATCAAAAATGCGATGATGACTCGTTTTGAGAAATTACGTAAACGTGAATTGTTTGAAGGGGTCACCAAGTTAGGACCACATCGAGACGATTTACAATTTATGGTTAATGATCATGATGTTGCCGTTTATGGTTCACAAGGACAGCAACGCACAACGGCTTTAGCCGTTAAATTGGCCGAAATCGATTTAATGTTTCAAGAAACTGGTGAGTATCCAATTTTGTTACTAGACGATGTCTTGTCCGAATTAGATACAGATCGACAAACACATTTATTAACGGCAATTCAAGATAAAGTACAAACTTTTATTACAACGCCGTCACTAAGTGATGTTGCAAAACAATTGATTAAGACACCAAAAATATTCAATGTCCGTACAGGCACATTGACTGAACAAAGTGATGTTTAA